In Verrucomicrobiota bacterium, a single window of DNA contains:
- a CDS encoding MoxR family ATPase has translation MSTNTIQALNEEVQRASTWIQPLQQEIGRVIIGQKYLVDRLMVGLIANGHVLLEGVPGLAKTLSLKTLAQAVTARFQRIQFTPDMLPADIVGTQIYNPRDGNFTTKMGPVFSNFVLADEINRAPAKVQSALLEAMQERQVTLGDATYRLPEPFLVLATQNPIEQEGTYPLPEAQVDRFMLKIKVGYPTRSEERLILDLAATTAPLPSINPVIDTGDIMRSREVINQIYIDEKVRDYIVDLVWCTRDPKSYKLELADYIQYGASPRATISLTLAAKAWAFMQGRGYVTPQDVKSIGMDVLRHRVTVTYEAEAENLTSEDIVQKIFETLPVP, from the coding sequence ATGAGTACAAATACCATTCAAGCATTAAATGAAGAAGTCCAACGTGCCTCCACTTGGATCCAACCCCTCCAACAAGAAATCGGCCGGGTCATTATCGGTCAGAAATATCTAGTAGACCGCCTGATGGTCGGGCTCATTGCCAATGGCCACGTCCTCCTCGAAGGGGTCCCCGGCTTAGCCAAGACACTTTCATTAAAAACCCTCGCGCAAGCCGTTACAGCCCGTTTCCAGAGGATTCAATTCACCCCGGACATGTTACCGGCGGATATTGTCGGCACGCAGATTTATAATCCCCGTGATGGTAACTTTACGACCAAGATGGGGCCTGTCTTCAGTAATTTCGTCCTCGCCGATGAAATCAACCGTGCTCCTGCCAAAGTCCAGAGCGCACTCCTCGAGGCGATGCAAGAAAGACAAGTCACCCTGGGTGATGCAACCTATCGTCTGCCCGAACCTTTCCTCGTCCTTGCTACTCAGAACCCCATCGAGCAAGAAGGCACCTATCCCCTGCCCGAAGCTCAGGTCGACCGTTTCATGCTCAAAATCAAAGTCGGGTACCCGACCCGTTCTGAGGAACGTTTAATCCTCGATCTGGCGGCGACGACCGCTCCTCTTCCCAGCATTAATCCCGTCATCGACACCGGGGATATCATGCGTTCACGCGAGGTGATCAATCAGATTTATATCGACGAAAAAGTGCGTGATTACATCGTCGACTTAGTCTGGTGTACCCGTGACCCGAAAAGTTATAAACTCGAGCTGGCTGATTATATCCAGTACGGGGCCAGCCCTCGCGCCACGATCTCCCTCACCCTGGCCGCCAAGGCTTGGGCCTTTATGCAAGGCCGCGGTTATGTCACCCCTCAGGATGTAAAGTCCATCGGGATGGATGTCCTCCGCCACCGTGTCACGGTCACTTACGAGGCGGAAGCCGAAAACCTCACGAGTGAAGACATTGTCCAAAAGATTTTCGAGACACTGCCCGTTCCTTAA